Proteins encoded in a region of the Coregonus clupeaformis isolate EN_2021a unplaced genomic scaffold, ASM2061545v1 scaf0095, whole genome shotgun sequence genome:
- the LOC123483366 gene encoding serine/arginine repetitive matrix protein 5-like, translating to MPLYADNYYCHQFQPNTFDPFCCGSCLRPGHMHVNTTSQVCQDNHHFLSEVASYSDVTRSVWTYQESLTHTPSPDWELNICDSDTVHSSQEDQWDFLPDPGRSGSSNPAGCCVTGPEMTRVDPSPHRPPHSSLMEEKRGRERFRRPSGSRGESGYFSPDRKALFDGGPQAQVEGVSKRPYRHYERGHPLPSNHSPEPKASIPYRNVNLGIPSQRRSDETFQQETWRSESPQRYTYHSNFRRGGTDSQDQSPSPRSPCPNWYKLADSRSASSQRRSSHSKSHTPSHAPSHAPSRSSSRHQSGRSSPSHRRGSVMSRHPSPSRNTASYKHTDSSPVSNGKTEHYANGNDQESRESRESRESRESRELRESRGLAAKLLRRVSKPPAQNR from the exons ATGCCTCTCTATGCTGACAACTATTACTGCCACCAGTTCCAACCCAACACCTTTGACCCCTTCTGCTGTGGTTCCTGCCTACGCCCGGGACACATGCACGTGAACACTACCTCACAGGTGTGCCAG GACAACCATCACTTCCTGTCTGAGGTGGCCAGCTACAGTGATGTCACCAGGAGCGTCTGGACCTATCAGGAGAGCCTAACTCACACTCCTAGCCCTGACTGGGAACTCAATATCTGTGACTCTGACACGGTACACAG CAGTCAGGAGGACCAGTGGGACTTCCTGCCAGACCCAGGGAGGAGTGGCTCTAGCAACCCAGCAGGGTGCTGTGTGACTGGGCCAGAGATGACCCGGGTGGACCCGTCTCCCCACAGGCCACCACACAGCTCCCtgatggaggagaagagaggccgGGAGAGGTTCAGGCGACCCTCAG GATCAAGAGGAGAGAGTGGCTACTTCTCTCCAGACAGGAAAGCCTTATTTGACGGTGGTCCCCAGGCTCAGGTGGAGGGTGTATCCAAACGACCTTACCGGCACTATGAGAGGGGCCATCCGCTCCCCAGCAACCACAGCCCAGAACCCAAAGCCTCCATCCCCTACCGGAACGTGAATCTCGGAATTCCATCCCAAAGGAGAAGCGATGAAACGTTCCAGCAGGAGACCTGGAGGAGCGAGTCTCCGCAGAGGTACACCTATCATTCCAACTTCAGACGTGGTGGCACTGATTCTCAAGACCAGTCTCCTAGCCCTCGCTCCCCATGCCCAAATTGGTATAAACTGGCTGACTCTCGATCTGCGTCCTCCCAACGTAGAAGCTCCCATTCCAAAAGTCACACTCCTTCTCACGCTCCGTCTCACGCTCCATCTCGCTCCTCGTCTCGCCATCAGTCAGGACGGTCCAGTCCCTCTCACAGACGAGGGTCTGTCATGTCTCGCCACCCCTCCCCGTCCCGAAACACGGCCTCCTACAAACACACTGACTCCTCCCCTGTAAGTAATGGTAAAACAGAGCATTACGCCAATGGGAATGACCAAGAGTCAAGAGAGTCAAGGGAGTCAAGGGAGTCAAGGGAGTCAAGAGAGCTAAGAGAGTCAAGAGG CCTTGCAGCCAAACTCCTACGAAGGGTCTCGAAGCCCCCGGCCCAGAACAGATAA